A single region of the Streptomyces sp. ITFR-16 genome encodes:
- a CDS encoding large ATP-binding protein, producing the protein MHALAHGPEEPLHQAATRVIEAAAALDERHESVLNAVQRAQRLLEGTGRGEVGRAQVSYALLRTALPDLGDGLAQQDRAYSQLVESLSAYRRLLSSPEPAQHASNKSHGQGQKTRPHRDDDWAVAGERGLVALEAVAAGGVRFRRNAIGEDPYISREKAQWQDPAIFPQTVQRLVADGLLHQDITENVYRPGQLLSLTAQGEAALRDGRATTSRVSAALGRTTTRTTSGALSDPAAVPVARTSLAAPRSR; encoded by the coding sequence AGCCGCTGCACCAGGCCGCTACACGCGTCATCGAAGCCGCAGCGGCGCTGGACGAGCGACACGAGAGCGTGCTCAACGCGGTCCAGCGCGCTCAGCGGCTGCTCGAAGGCACTGGTCGGGGTGAAGTCGGCCGAGCCCAGGTCTCATACGCGCTGCTGCGCACAGCTCTCCCGGACCTCGGAGATGGCCTGGCCCAGCAGGACCGGGCATACAGCCAGCTCGTCGAGTCCCTGTCCGCCTACCGCCGACTTCTTTCCTCGCCCGAGCCTGCTCAACACGCGAGCAACAAGAGCCACGGGCAGGGCCAGAAGACGAGGCCCCACCGGGACGACGACTGGGCCGTCGCCGGGGAGCGCGGGCTGGTAGCCCTCGAAGCGGTTGCGGCCGGAGGTGTTCGCTTTCGCCGCAACGCGATCGGCGAGGACCCGTACATCTCGCGGGAGAAGGCCCAGTGGCAGGACCCGGCGATCTTCCCGCAGACCGTGCAGCGGCTGGTCGCCGACGGGCTACTGCATCAGGACATCACCGAGAACGTGTACCGGCCCGGCCAGCTCCTCTCGCTCACTGCGCAGGGGGAAGCCGCCCTGCGGGATGGTCGCGCGACGACCTCCCGGGTGTCCGCCGCCCTCGGCCGCACCACCACGCGGACCACGTCAGGCGCGCTCTCCGACCCGGCCGCCGTGCCCGTCGCCAGGACCTCCCTCGCGGCCCCCCGCTCACGCTGA
- a CDS encoding winged helix-turn-helix transcriptional regulator, whose amino-acid sequence MATPGLPPTFSIASIDAQRVEEALARIGPKWTTWTAMTLAQVNGPVRVRDVAAQLPFVSEQFVGKRLATMHADGLVIRDDDRRGAPYRLSALGTSLAPVLRTVSDWSRTHLSQEPMAEAERVEDALRRLHLRHSTAVIQALDSADGQMRFVHIAEAAGLDNGLARQRLVRLQADGLVTRTGSRHGDPYVLTDAGQALGAVYASVEHWSQPFALRGGTAAPLPAAAATRTHVGIPLGAGADSARTAAALRRSAAASNVMFSHAPQPEPRVPAAVTAQSAPGRGR is encoded by the coding sequence ATGGCTACCCCCGGCCTGCCTCCCACTTTCTCCATCGCTTCCATCGACGCCCAGCGCGTCGAGGAGGCTCTCGCCCGGATCGGGCCCAAGTGGACCACCTGGACCGCGATGACCCTGGCCCAGGTGAACGGCCCCGTGCGCGTCCGCGACGTTGCTGCGCAGCTCCCCTTCGTCAGTGAGCAGTTCGTCGGCAAACGGCTGGCCACGATGCACGCTGACGGATTGGTGATCCGCGATGACGACCGGCGGGGTGCGCCGTACCGGCTCAGCGCGCTCGGCACGTCTCTGGCCCCCGTCCTCCGCACGGTGTCGGACTGGTCGCGCACCCACCTGTCACAGGAACCGATGGCCGAAGCCGAGCGTGTCGAGGACGCGCTGCGCCGCCTGCATCTCCGGCACTCAACTGCCGTGATTCAGGCCCTCGATTCGGCTGACGGCCAGATGCGGTTCGTTCACATCGCCGAGGCGGCCGGTCTGGACAACGGCCTCGCACGGCAGCGACTTGTCCGGCTTCAGGCCGATGGCCTGGTCACGCGGACGGGCTCCCGGCACGGAGACCCGTACGTGCTCACCGATGCCGGCCAGGCGTTGGGGGCCGTCTACGCGAGTGTCGAGCACTGGAGCCAGCCCTTCGCGCTGCGAGGTGGAACAGCAGCACCGCTTCCGGCAGCGGCAGCCACGCGCACCCACGTCGGCATTCCACTGGGGGCGGGAGCCGACAGCGCCCGGACCGCGGCGGCCCTACGACGGAGCGCCGCCGCGTCGAACGTCATGTTCAGCCACGCGCCTCAGCCGGAACCGCGGGTGCCGGCGGCCGTGACTGCTCAGTCGGCACCGGGCCGGGGCCGGTGA
- a CDS encoding DUF317 domain-containing protein, with protein MYAPDDPTRYQEVLVSPMYLAGSNGTGEAGFAPVAHWPHQYLDEGPCQLLVTSPDQRIRIGWFGDDFELWKISAAEDAFSAPRWTATFNHVTPAEMVAGLTAALVQDYDEAIASDTPGRFLTGPTIPWRDTVRPLTDAGWNLDGAAELGTVEIIAPDDQAGILIDRRGYGSDRTTVELWAGPPGWGTRAEATFTARTPSHLITATAAVMAKSTPVVRERHQVDRRMQHLVTMTPVASATPIAEAQVSRAPTPLDVRRTAVTQAVHRAARAPRTAADLRVMAAQSRSTGAAQKRTGHPAPATAARLPANSPTPRRGR; from the coding sequence ATGTACGCCCCTGATGACCCAACCCGGTACCAAGAGGTACTGGTCAGCCCCATGTATCTGGCTGGTTCCAACGGGACCGGTGAGGCTGGCTTCGCGCCCGTCGCCCACTGGCCCCATCAGTACCTCGATGAGGGCCCCTGCCAGCTCCTCGTGACCTCTCCCGACCAACGGATTCGGATCGGCTGGTTCGGCGACGACTTCGAACTGTGGAAGATCAGCGCAGCCGAGGACGCCTTCTCGGCGCCTCGCTGGACGGCGACGTTCAACCACGTAACCCCGGCCGAGATGGTCGCCGGCCTCACCGCCGCACTGGTCCAGGACTACGACGAAGCCATCGCCTCCGACACCCCCGGCCGCTTCTTGACAGGACCAACCATCCCCTGGAGGGACACCGTCCGGCCGCTGACCGATGCCGGCTGGAACCTTGACGGAGCTGCTGAACTCGGCACCGTCGAGATCATCGCTCCTGACGACCAAGCGGGCATCCTTATCGATCGGCGCGGATACGGCTCCGACCGCACGACCGTCGAGCTGTGGGCTGGCCCGCCGGGCTGGGGCACTCGTGCCGAAGCGACGTTCACGGCCCGCACCCCATCGCATTTGATCACCGCAACCGCCGCTGTGATGGCGAAGTCGACCCCGGTGGTCCGTGAACGCCACCAAGTCGACCGGCGGATGCAACACCTTGTCACGATGACCCCTGTCGCTTCGGCCACGCCGATCGCCGAGGCTCAGGTTTCGCGCGCTCCGACTCCGCTGGACGTACGCCGCACCGCGGTCACCCAGGCCGTACACCGTGCCGCGCGGGCACCACGCACAGCAGCCGACCTCCGGGTGATGGCCGCGCAGAGCCGCTCCACGGGGGCGGCGCAGAAACGGACGGGACACCCCGCGCCCGCGACCGCTGCCCGGCTGCCGGCCAACTCGCCGACGCCCCGGCGCGGACGCTGA
- a CDS encoding DUF317 domain-containing protein: protein MNTSATLLPAVVRPAVEDRHWLSSDHCAAPVLDLLDALGWTIAETPEANVHATSPDGGVYVGWLPEDPSAWAREIVWRVQVLPADGEVWVQEFGVHTPSEAVAGFLAALVTHSSR from the coding sequence GTGAACACCTCCGCCACCCTCCTGCCCGCCGTCGTCCGCCCCGCCGTGGAAGACCGCCACTGGCTCTCCTCCGACCACTGCGCCGCTCCGGTGCTCGACCTCCTGGACGCTCTCGGCTGGACGATCGCCGAGACCCCGGAAGCCAACGTCCACGCGACCAGCCCGGACGGCGGCGTCTACGTCGGCTGGCTCCCCGAAGACCCCTCCGCCTGGGCGCGCGAGATCGTCTGGCGCGTCCAGGTGCTGCCCGCCGACGGCGAGGTATGGGTCCAGGAGTTCGGCGTCCACACCCCTTCCGAGGCCGTCGCCGGATTCCTCGCCGCCCTCGTCACCCACTCCTCGCGCTGA
- a CDS encoding esterase: protein MHSALLQRISARPDGPLDITWLAAETPQLPLGRIRLRWEPASRSGWDVTAYLGLTTAEVFLGSWPAAPDDWPRLVRPTLYEVTGLCAALTFATDALDLSNRLAEI from the coding sequence GTGCACAGCGCGCTTCTCCAGCGCATCTCCGCCCGACCCGACGGCCCCCTCGACATCACCTGGCTCGCTGCCGAAACCCCCCAACTTCCCCTCGGACGCATCCGGCTGCGCTGGGAGCCCGCCTCGCGCAGCGGCTGGGACGTCACGGCGTACCTGGGGCTGACCACGGCCGAGGTGTTCCTAGGTTCCTGGCCCGCCGCCCCGGACGACTGGCCGCGCCTGGTCCGTCCGACCCTGTACGAGGTGACCGGCCTGTGCGCCGCCCTCACTTTCGCGACCGACGCCCTCGACCTCTCCAACCGGCTCGCCGAAATCTGA
- a CDS encoding nucleotidyltransferase, with translation MTASLSVPARTLWTAQARRSLEAFVVRQLTYEQRIALINKWKNPPGASEQLRLERAERMVKQAVLRHEPFQGLDITVASKGSYPNNTNVRGDSDVDIMVKLNDPIHTEGLAAWWFGQPARYSGPWTRQKLRQEVEDALTNHFGWVDTDHNLAVYVPEVVGSRPSIDVVPCFKWVAYDTTAPDGECVGSVVYGRNGKRVINWPELQLVNGRTKNTNTKYRYKFVVRVLKNVENDLASEGVIKALPSYFSECLIYNVPDDVLLLDGSLDTVVRESLREVYQQLTGAWFSYLGMVEPNGIKKVFGDGQKWTEKDARELIERAWHYLNYEG, from the coding sequence GTGACGGCGTCGCTGTCAGTGCCCGCTCGTACGCTATGGACGGCGCAGGCGCGCCGGAGCCTGGAGGCGTTCGTGGTACGACAGCTGACGTATGAACAGCGGATCGCTTTGATCAACAAGTGGAAGAACCCTCCGGGTGCTTCCGAACAGCTCCGGCTGGAGCGCGCCGAGCGCATGGTGAAACAGGCAGTACTCCGTCATGAACCATTCCAGGGGCTCGACATCACGGTGGCGTCGAAGGGCTCGTACCCCAACAACACCAACGTTCGCGGTGACAGCGACGTCGACATCATGGTGAAGCTCAACGACCCCATCCATACGGAGGGACTGGCGGCTTGGTGGTTTGGGCAGCCCGCCAGATACTCGGGGCCATGGACCCGGCAGAAGCTCCGCCAGGAGGTCGAGGACGCGCTCACCAACCACTTCGGTTGGGTGGACACGGACCACAACCTTGCCGTGTACGTTCCGGAGGTTGTGGGAAGCCGTCCCAGCATCGACGTGGTTCCGTGCTTCAAGTGGGTGGCCTACGACACCACGGCTCCCGATGGCGAGTGCGTGGGCAGCGTCGTCTACGGACGCAACGGCAAGCGTGTCATCAACTGGCCCGAGCTCCAGCTGGTCAACGGGCGCACGAAGAACACCAACACCAAGTACCGGTACAAGTTCGTGGTGCGGGTGCTGAAGAACGTCGAGAACGACCTCGCCTCCGAGGGCGTGATCAAGGCCCTTCCGTCCTACTTCTCCGAGTGCCTGATCTACAACGTCCCGGACGACGTCTTGCTCCTCGACGGCAGCCTGGACACTGTGGTCCGCGAAAGCCTACGGGAGGTCTATCAGCAACTCACGGGAGCCTGGTTCAGCTATCTGGGCATGGTGGAGCCGAACGGGATCAAGAAGGTGTTCGGCGATGGCCAGAAGTGGACGGAGAAGGACGCTCGCGAGCTGATCGAGCGCGCGTGGCACTACCTCAACTACGAGGGCTGA
- a CDS encoding relaxase/mobilization nuclease domain-containing protein encodes MVPDIGRGSRTHGLLVYLYGPGRREEHTDAHLVGSWDGFAPDPGRDPGLDPDPKVTLARLTAALDLRVKQAGDRAPAKHVWHCSVRTAPGDRRLDDEEWNAVAQRIVHATGIAQHGDPDGCRWIAVRHAEDHIHIVATLVRGDLRNPRLNYDFNKAQAECRRIEKEMGLRRLNAGDGTAAKNPSSAEKFKAERTGRPETSRETLREAVRRAVAGADSEEEFFTRLREAGVRVKLRHAPSGDALGYNVALPGDRNRDGVPVWYPGSKLAPDLSLPKIRLRLTDGADEPSAPAVGADRTNWSPPARQRRNATVIAECSATLLERDEDGEAAPQLVGVGELLDAVAQTSPATTRTELAAAARAFERATRSHVRAERADTRALRSAARGIVQAGGALGRGEDGGTTAMLVSTLVLVTLAAARWHSARGHAQQAHASRQAAAHLRTAYRQAAATPMRLLRDQGRTLPEAQRRTHEATLRAVLPEKVVRPGGMEARTDALVATLAQAERAGHDSEALLRQAIDMRELESADDVSDVLVWRLRRIAQLPAHPGDGARRPQAATRQAAAPSSRTRERNATAAAPLGTVQDPNRRSSRR; translated from the coding sequence ATGGTTCCCGACATCGGACGCGGCTCCCGCACCCACGGCCTCCTCGTCTACCTGTACGGCCCCGGACGGCGCGAGGAGCACACCGACGCGCACCTCGTCGGCTCCTGGGACGGCTTCGCCCCCGACCCCGGCCGCGACCCCGGCCTCGACCCCGACCCGAAGGTCACCCTCGCCCGGCTCACCGCCGCCCTAGACCTGCGGGTCAAGCAGGCCGGCGACCGCGCACCCGCCAAGCACGTCTGGCACTGCTCGGTCCGCACCGCCCCCGGGGACCGGCGGCTGGACGACGAGGAGTGGAACGCCGTCGCCCAGCGCATCGTCCACGCCACCGGCATCGCCCAGCATGGAGACCCCGACGGCTGCCGGTGGATCGCCGTCCGCCACGCGGAAGACCACATCCACATCGTCGCCACCCTCGTACGCGGCGACCTGCGCAACCCGCGCCTGAACTACGACTTCAACAAGGCCCAGGCCGAATGCCGCCGCATCGAGAAGGAGATGGGCCTGCGGCGCCTGAACGCGGGCGACGGAACCGCAGCGAAGAACCCCAGCAGCGCCGAGAAGTTCAAGGCCGAGCGCACCGGCCGCCCGGAGACCTCGCGCGAGACGCTCCGCGAGGCCGTTCGTCGAGCCGTGGCGGGAGCGGATTCGGAAGAGGAGTTCTTCACGCGGCTCCGAGAAGCGGGGGTAAGGGTGAAGCTGCGGCACGCACCGTCCGGTGACGCGCTCGGATACAACGTGGCCCTGCCCGGCGACCGCAACCGCGACGGAGTCCCGGTCTGGTACCCCGGCTCCAAACTGGCCCCCGACCTCTCCCTTCCGAAGATCCGACTACGCCTCACCGACGGGGCCGACGAGCCGAGCGCGCCCGCGGTCGGCGCTGACCGGACGAACTGGTCACCGCCCGCCCGTCAGCGACGCAACGCCACCGTCATCGCAGAGTGCTCGGCCACGCTCCTGGAACGCGACGAGGACGGCGAGGCCGCCCCCCAGCTCGTCGGCGTCGGAGAACTCCTCGACGCAGTGGCCCAGACCTCACCGGCCACCACACGCACCGAGCTGGCCGCCGCAGCTCGCGCCTTCGAACGGGCAACCCGCAGTCATGTCCGCGCCGAACGCGCCGACACCCGGGCCCTCCGCTCAGCCGCCCGAGGCATTGTCCAGGCCGGCGGAGCGCTCGGCCGAGGCGAGGACGGCGGCACCACCGCCATGCTCGTCTCCACCCTCGTCCTCGTCACCCTCGCCGCCGCCCGCTGGCACTCCGCCCGCGGACACGCCCAGCAGGCCCACGCCTCCCGACAAGCCGCCGCGCACCTGCGCACCGCCTACCGGCAGGCCGCTGCCACCCCGATGCGATTGCTGCGCGACCAAGGTCGGACTCTTCCAGAAGCCCAGCGCCGGACGCACGAAGCCACCCTTCGCGCCGTCCTGCCGGAGAAGGTCGTACGGCCAGGGGGCATGGAAGCGAGGACCGACGCCCTGGTCGCCACCCTCGCGCAGGCCGAACGGGCGGGCCACGACTCCGAAGCCCTCCTGCGCCAGGCCATCGACATGCGCGAACTTGAAAGCGCTGATGACGTGAGTGACGTCCTGGTCTGGCGGCTGCGGCGCATCGCCCAGCTCCCGGCACACCCGGGCGACGGTGCCCGCCGTCCGCAGGCCGCCACCCGCCAGGCCGCCGCGCCGAGCAGCCGCACCAGGGAACGAAACGCGACGGCAGCCGCGCCGCTCGGGACTGTTCAAGACCCGAATCGCCGCTCGTCACGTCGTTGA
- a CDS encoding plasmid mobilization protein, translated as MNTNDPVATSAGQQRDPTTAPGGASYRVRRSYGPTYALAPAQEGGGSPAGPRARAHGDQPGNRHQGAPVTGGEADRDDHREQPSPSTPAYPDRKPRRRTRNPSERTRKTTTRLSDSEKTEIAEAATKRGVTVARFLAVSGLSAARGCAAVHSNDQLDTAIDELAALRTALARIGNNINQIAFVLNSGGQPRAGELEHALGALTGLLARVDDAANDLVTRRL; from the coding sequence GTGAACACCAACGACCCGGTGGCCACCTCCGCTGGACAGCAGCGTGACCCCACCACGGCTCCTGGCGGAGCAAGCTATCGCGTACGACGGTCCTACGGCCCGACGTACGCACTTGCCCCTGCCCAGGAGGGCGGGGGAAGCCCGGCTGGTCCCCGAGCGAGGGCGCACGGGGACCAGCCGGGCAACCGGCACCAGGGGGCGCCGGTCACCGGGGGAGAAGCCGACCGCGACGACCACCGCGAGCAGCCGAGCCCGAGCACGCCCGCCTACCCCGACCGCAAACCGCGCCGCCGCACCCGCAACCCCAGCGAGCGCACCCGCAAGACGACCACCCGCCTCTCCGACTCCGAGAAGACCGAGATCGCCGAGGCCGCCACCAAGCGCGGCGTCACCGTCGCCCGCTTCCTCGCCGTCTCCGGCCTGAGCGCCGCCCGCGGATGCGCCGCCGTGCACAGCAACGACCAGCTCGACACCGCCATCGACGAACTCGCCGCTCTGCGCACCGCGCTGGCCCGGATCGGCAACAACATCAACCAGATCGCCTTCGTCCTCAACAGCGGTGGACAGCCGCGCGCCGGTGAACTCGAACACGCGCTGGGCGCGCTGACCGGACTTCTCGCCCGCGTCGATGACGCGGCGAACGACCTGGTGACCCGGCGGCTGTGA
- a CDS encoding DUF2637 domain-containing protein, which translates to MNIASASKTAHISGWDRAAVVALGGAGCALSYDALQQMAVAIHIRGFLTYLFPLVIDGFIAYGIRALLVLRNAPLRARLYVWALFGTATAASIWANALHAVRINQDTVAGTGLQLGDAVVAVLSTIAPLALAGAVHLYILIARGPVEDSGRQNLGQPGHLGGTDRSDAIEVTRTDRAGQQRSAAGRVKSGQSVTALTDRLPLSPTDEDTAARSVTGDSTPATSGQSVTDHHNRSYGAFDLPGQADKGRTVTDRPSSAAPVGDDQDSPAAVSAPPVTSPPVTDRAARPTGDRRPDPDTEELLAIARSAVRAEDKLTRKVVAQAIRGQQIPLSSDTLTALMAQLREQHRQPVASARP; encoded by the coding sequence ATGAACATCGCAAGCGCGTCGAAGACGGCGCACATATCCGGGTGGGACCGCGCGGCTGTCGTGGCGCTCGGGGGCGCGGGGTGCGCACTGTCGTACGACGCCCTGCAGCAGATGGCCGTGGCCATCCACATCCGAGGCTTCCTTACCTACCTGTTCCCCCTGGTGATCGACGGGTTCATCGCCTACGGCATCCGAGCCCTCCTGGTCCTGCGCAACGCACCGCTGCGCGCCCGGCTCTACGTCTGGGCGCTCTTCGGCACGGCCACCGCCGCCAGCATCTGGGCCAACGCACTCCACGCGGTGCGCATCAACCAGGACACGGTCGCCGGCACCGGCCTCCAGCTCGGTGACGCGGTGGTCGCGGTGCTCTCCACCATCGCCCCGCTCGCACTTGCCGGAGCGGTCCACCTCTACATCCTCATTGCCCGGGGCCCGGTCGAGGACTCTGGCCGGCAGAACCTCGGTCAGCCCGGTCACCTCGGTGGGACCGACCGGAGCGACGCCATCGAGGTCACTCGGACCGACCGAGCCGGTCAGCAGCGGTCAGCGGCCGGTCGGGTCAAGTCCGGTCAGTCGGTCACCGCTCTGACCGACCGGCTGCCGCTGTCCCCGACCGACGAGGACACCGCCGCCCGGTCAGTGACCGGAGACTCGACCCCGGCGACCAGCGGCCAGTCGGTCACCGACCACCACAACCGCAGCTACGGTGCCTTTGACCTGCCGGGACAGGCGGACAAGGGCCGGACGGTCACTGACCGCCCCAGCAGTGCGGCCCCGGTCGGTGATGACCAGGACAGCCCGGCGGCGGTCAGTGCCCCGCCGGTCACCTCGCCGCCGGTCACTGACCGGGCCGCTCGGCCGACTGGTGACCGGCGTCCTGACCCGGACACCGAGGAGCTGCTGGCGATCGCCCGGTCGGCGGTCAGGGCCGAGGACAAACTGACCCGCAAAGTGGTCGCCCAGGCGATCCGAGGTCAGCAGATCCCGCTGTCCAGCGACACCCTGACCGCGCTGATGGCCCAGCTTCGCGAGCAGCACCGCCAGCCGGTCGCTTCCGCCCGGCCCTGA
- a CDS encoding WhiB family transcriptional regulator: protein MTSTMNGPAQHRQLGDQTWQADAVCQSTEYNPVDPEVFFPEPDETAKIATAKALCGQCPVRRTCLDAALEGGDTDGIRGGLTEEERGPLHDKLASRLDYSRVNATIAGRDVHLTHTERRAVEYAAYRHGVSEQRLAWLLKVTEEHAKKRYREIRRAERNRTLNQPTTNTTPPETSGERLIRDDFGTAA from the coding sequence ATGACCAGCACGATGAACGGCCCCGCCCAGCACCGTCAGCTCGGCGACCAGACCTGGCAGGCCGACGCCGTCTGCCAGAGCACCGAGTACAACCCGGTGGACCCCGAAGTCTTCTTCCCCGAACCCGACGAGACCGCCAAGATCGCCACGGCCAAGGCCCTGTGCGGCCAGTGCCCGGTCCGGCGCACCTGCCTGGACGCCGCTCTCGAAGGGGGTGACACCGACGGGATCCGTGGCGGCCTGACGGAAGAGGAGCGCGGGCCGTTGCACGACAAGCTCGCCAGCCGCCTCGACTACAGCCGCGTCAATGCCACCATCGCCGGACGCGACGTGCACCTCACCCATACGGAGCGCCGCGCGGTCGAGTACGCGGCCTACCGCCACGGGGTGAGCGAGCAGCGCCTGGCCTGGCTTCTGAAGGTCACCGAGGAGCACGCCAAGAAGCGGTACCGCGAGATCCGCCGGGCCGAGCGCAACCGAACCCTGAACCAGCCCACCACGAACACCACACCCCCCGAGACCAGCGGCGAGCGCCTGATCCGCGACGACTTCGGGACGGCGGCATGA
- a CDS encoding ATP-binding protein: MHTHHREPQLLGNEATLERMARILAARNIDPADAALPDDAEPFSPLDALLAGMPPRYQAAVADHPTVLEWVRKVTDAAIAPSRGARRQVTTGPSLLMAGVVGAGKTHQAYGAVRALVQSGVGASWRATTAADLYADLRPRPGVDSERELAAVSRCPLLIIDDLGAAKASEWVEEITYRLINRRYNYELPTLITTNLAIKDLRSYLGDRVASRLAQMTTRVEFEAVDRRRHSAAA, encoded by the coding sequence ATGCACACCCATCACCGCGAACCCCAGCTCCTCGGCAACGAAGCCACGCTGGAGCGCATGGCCCGGATCCTGGCCGCCCGCAACATCGACCCGGCGGACGCCGCGCTGCCGGACGACGCCGAGCCCTTCTCACCGCTGGACGCTCTGCTCGCCGGGATGCCCCCGCGCTATCAAGCGGCTGTCGCCGACCACCCCACGGTCCTGGAGTGGGTCCGGAAGGTCACCGACGCGGCCATCGCCCCCAGCCGAGGAGCCCGACGGCAGGTCACCACCGGCCCTAGCTTGCTGATGGCCGGGGTCGTCGGCGCGGGCAAGACGCACCAGGCGTACGGCGCGGTCCGAGCGCTGGTGCAGAGCGGGGTCGGCGCGAGCTGGCGGGCGACCACCGCCGCCGACCTCTACGCCGACCTCCGCCCCCGGCCCGGGGTGGACAGTGAGCGGGAGCTGGCGGCCGTCAGCCGGTGCCCGCTGCTGATCATCGACGACCTCGGCGCGGCCAAGGCGAGCGAGTGGGTCGAGGAGATCACGTACCGGCTGATCAACCGGCGGTACAACTACGAACTCCCCACGCTGATCACGACCAACCTGGCGATCAAGGACCTGCGTTCCTACCTCGGGGACCGAGTCGCCAGCAGGCTCGCGCAGATGACCACCCGAGTCGAGTTCGAGGCCGTCGACCGCAGACGCCACAGCGCCGCCGCCTGA
- a CDS encoding transcriptional regulator, with protein sequence MLATPSGSPACADDGRPRRLAAQLADMIPGAAAIRVSLTDPTQTWPHLHAVVKDEAGRTLELGRPIARVASRWILRVWPEVDWMRPHTFCLADATLTRSDLVAAERGR encoded by the coding sequence ATGCTCGCCACGCCGAGCGGAAGCCCGGCCTGCGCGGACGACGGCCGTCCGCGCCGCCTCGCCGCGCAGCTCGCCGACATGATCCCGGGGGCGGCCGCAATCCGGGTCAGCCTCACAGACCCGACACAGACTTGGCCTCATCTGCACGCCGTGGTCAAGGACGAGGCCGGAAGGACCCTGGAGCTGGGCCGCCCGATCGCCAGGGTCGCGTCACGCTGGATCCTGCGGGTCTGGCCGGAGGTGGACTGGATGCGCCCGCACACCTTCTGCCTCGCCGACGCCACCCTGACCCGCAGCGACCTGGTCGCCGCTGAGCGGGGCCGCTGA
- a CDS encoding helix-turn-helix transcriptional regulator, with protein MRAVRRRRDMHQRQLGELVGVSGATVARWESGKDFPKGEKLPAIATALNEPLDELFPHDGPPDLQLLRCDAGLSVAEATEIIGASRGPVGNAESGRRRLNASYVKPLAAAYGVTEEELLAAQDRSFGIRTTAPHGDREAAPRTVGEKINFLLQYGSTGEEALSDAEIARLVNEHAPTAAVTAEGIGELRDGTETAASDEMRAGLAHAFQVPAWLFGDDAELSPMVQEFLEAVRFIGSIHQGHILGLAARGSEILSRRSMADINRLVGELRHALSEVQDKE; from the coding sequence GTGCGTGCTGTCCGCCGACGCAGGGACATGCACCAGAGACAGTTGGGCGAACTGGTGGGCGTCAGTGGTGCCACCGTCGCACGATGGGAATCCGGGAAGGATTTCCCCAAGGGCGAGAAGCTGCCGGCGATCGCCACGGCGCTCAACGAGCCACTCGACGAACTGTTCCCTCACGACGGGCCGCCGGACCTACAGCTCCTACGCTGCGACGCCGGTCTCAGCGTGGCGGAGGCCACCGAAATCATCGGCGCAAGCCGGGGGCCGGTGGGCAATGCCGAGTCCGGGCGGCGCAGGCTCAACGCCAGCTATGTGAAGCCGCTGGCGGCGGCGTACGGGGTTACTGAGGAGGAGCTGCTCGCGGCGCAAGATCGCTCGTTCGGCATCCGCACCACCGCCCCACATGGCGATCGAGAGGCCGCGCCTCGCACGGTCGGAGAAAAGATCAACTTTCTCCTGCAGTACGGTTCCACCGGCGAGGAGGCGCTTTCCGACGCGGAGATCGCGCGACTCGTCAACGAGCATGCGCCGACCGCAGCCGTCACCGCCGAGGGCATCGGCGAGCTGCGCGACGGAACCGAGACCGCGGCATCGGATGAAATGCGCGCCGGCCTGGCGCACGCCTTCCAGGTCCCGGCCTGGCTGTTCGGCGATGACGCCGAACTAAGCCCCATGGTCCAGGAGTTTCTGGAGGCTGTTCGCTTCATCGGCTCGATTCACCAGGGACACATCCTCGGTTTGGCCGCACGCGGCAGCGAGATCCTCTCCCGCAGATCGATGGCCGACATCAACAGGCTCGTAGGAGAGCTGCGGCACGCTCTGTCCGAGGTTCAGGACAAGGAGTAG